One segment of Anatilimnocola aggregata DNA contains the following:
- a CDS encoding CBS domain-containing protein, with amino-acid sequence MECPYCDHPVIEGADHCDECGLPLDDTSLPEPANAVELALLTDRVSLFEGRRPLLISPSLPVREAIRLLALNNIGCMLVVEKGELVGIFTERDVLLKVGEDLATSGEKPVSQFMTANVQSLPVTAKVAFALHRMDLGGYRHVPIVNEHGRPVGIFSLREMLRYLTRTLAE; translated from the coding sequence ATGGAATGTCCTTACTGCGATCACCCGGTCATTGAAGGGGCCGACCACTGCGACGAATGTGGTCTTCCCCTGGACGATACCTCGTTACCGGAACCAGCCAACGCGGTCGAGTTGGCCTTGCTCACCGACCGCGTGTCGCTGTTCGAGGGACGACGACCGCTCCTCATATCTCCTTCGCTGCCCGTTCGCGAAGCGATTCGCTTGCTCGCCCTGAACAACATCGGCTGCATGCTGGTGGTCGAGAAGGGAGAGCTAGTGGGCATCTTCACCGAACGAGACGTCCTGCTCAAAGTGGGCGAAGACCTGGCCACCAGCGGCGAGAAACCCGTGAGCCAGTTCATGACGGCCAACGTGCAATCGCTACCCGTCACCGCCAAAGTTGCGTTCGCACTCCACCGCATGGACCTCGGCGGCTATCGCCATGTTCCGATTGTCAACGAGCATGGCCGACCCGTCGGCATCTTCAGCTTGCGCGAAATGCTGCGTTATCTCACACGCACCCTGGCCGAATAG
- a CDS encoding 2-oxoacid:acceptor oxidoreductase subunit alpha: MSTTIEPVVQSHKQTTKIPSATIRFAGDSGDGMQITGDQFTRTTALLGNDIATFPDYPAEIRAPKGTLAGVSAFQVHFSSEDIFTPGDQLDALVVMNPAALKTNLSDLRKGGILICNSDGFEKKDLELAGETENPLNSQVLEDQYQLFKVPMNKIVEIALKELKAAGMSTKEIDRCKNFFALGLVYWLYGRDMDATIRFLQAKFGNKPQIIEANTKALQAGWNYGETTDAFVSNYKIDPAHLPPGKYRDINGNQAMAWGLMTAAKLSDKELFLGSYPITPASDILHELAKFKNMGVRTFQAEDEIAAITSAIGAAYGGAMAITTSSGPGIALKGEAIGLAVMLEIPLLIINIQRGGPSTGLPTKTEQADLFQAIVGRNGECPLPVIAARGPGDCFYVAQEAWRISTRFMCPVMILSDGYIANGSEPWLIPSMKDLRKIPVTHAPEQIDGSKFLPYKRDEYLSRPWAIPGTKGLMHRIGGLEKQDVTGNVNYEPDNHQHMTNTRAQKVENVALEIGPQEVEGPESGDVLVLSWGGTYGACRTAVEACQGQGLKVAHAHLRWLNPFPSNLGDVLKNYKKVLIPELNMGQLRTFIRSKYLVDAIGFNKVKGRPFAIAELIAEIKRVLPK; the protein is encoded by the coding sequence ATGTCTACCACGATCGAGCCAGTAGTGCAGTCGCACAAGCAAACGACCAAGATTCCTAGCGCCACTATCCGCTTTGCCGGTGACTCCGGTGACGGTATGCAGATCACGGGCGACCAGTTCACCCGCACCACGGCCCTGCTTGGCAACGACATCGCCACGTTTCCCGACTATCCGGCCGAAATCCGTGCTCCTAAGGGGACGCTGGCCGGTGTTAGCGCCTTCCAAGTTCACTTTTCGAGCGAAGACATCTTCACACCTGGCGATCAACTCGACGCGCTGGTGGTGATGAACCCAGCCGCGCTCAAGACCAACCTCAGCGACTTGCGCAAGGGCGGTATTCTCATCTGCAACTCCGATGGCTTCGAGAAGAAAGATCTCGAATTGGCCGGCGAGACGGAGAATCCGCTCAACTCGCAAGTGCTGGAAGACCAGTACCAGTTGTTCAAAGTGCCGATGAACAAGATCGTCGAAATCGCACTCAAGGAGCTGAAGGCTGCGGGGATGTCGACGAAAGAAATCGACCGCTGCAAAAACTTCTTCGCGCTGGGCCTCGTGTATTGGCTTTACGGCCGCGATATGGACGCCACGATTCGCTTCTTGCAAGCGAAGTTCGGGAACAAGCCGCAGATCATCGAAGCCAACACCAAGGCACTCCAGGCAGGCTGGAACTACGGCGAAACGACCGACGCCTTCGTCAGCAATTATAAGATCGATCCCGCTCACTTGCCCCCTGGCAAGTACCGCGATATCAACGGTAATCAGGCCATGGCCTGGGGCCTGATGACTGCCGCCAAACTGAGCGACAAAGAGCTGTTTCTCGGCTCCTATCCGATCACTCCCGCCAGCGATATTTTGCACGAACTGGCCAAGTTCAAGAACATGGGCGTGCGGACCTTCCAGGCCGAAGATGAAATCGCCGCTATCACGTCGGCCATCGGTGCTGCCTACGGCGGTGCCATGGCCATCACCACTTCCAGCGGGCCGGGTATTGCCCTCAAGGGCGAAGCCATTGGCCTGGCTGTGATGCTGGAGATTCCACTGCTGATCATCAATATCCAGCGCGGTGGTCCAAGCACCGGGCTCCCTACCAAAACCGAACAAGCGGACTTGTTCCAAGCGATCGTAGGTCGCAACGGCGAATGCCCGCTGCCAGTGATCGCCGCCCGCGGCCCGGGCGACTGTTTTTATGTCGCTCAAGAAGCCTGGCGAATTTCAACTCGCTTCATGTGCCCCGTGATGATCCTTTCGGACGGCTACATCGCCAACGGCAGTGAGCCCTGGCTGATTCCCTCGATGAAGGATCTGAGAAAAATTCCTGTCACACATGCTCCCGAGCAAATCGATGGCAGCAAGTTCCTGCCCTACAAGCGAGACGAATATCTTTCGCGTCCCTGGGCAATTCCTGGCACTAAGGGCTTGATGCACCGCATCGGTGGTCTCGAAAAGCAGGACGTGACGGGCAACGTCAACTACGAGCCCGACAATCACCAGCACATGACGAACACCCGTGCTCAAAAGGTGGAAAACGTCGCCCTTGAGATTGGGCCACAGGAAGTCGAAGGGCCAGAATCCGGCGACGTGCTCGTCCTTAGCTGGGGTGGCACATATGGCGCTTGCCGGACAGCAGTTGAAGCTTGCCAAGGCCAAGGCCTGAAGGTGGCTCATGCGCACCTCCGCTGGCTGAATCCCTTCCCCAGTAACCTGGGTGATGTGCTGAAGAACTACAAAAAAGTGCTGATCCCCGAACTCAACATGGGTCAACTCCGGACGTTCATTCGCTCGAAGTATCTGGTCGACGCCATCGGCTTCAATAAGGTGAAGGGGCGTCCCTTCGCCATCGCTGAACTGATTGCCGAGATCAAGCGGGTACTGCCCAAGTAA
- a CDS encoding 2-oxoacid:ferredoxin oxidoreductase subunit beta, with translation MANDIAPALTSADFASDQDVRWCPGCGDYSILAQMKKVMPQLGIPREKIVFISGIGCSSRFPYYMNTYGMHSIHGRAPAIATGLKCVRPDLQVWVVTGDGDGLSIGGNHFLHLMRRNVDLKILLFNNRIYGLTKGQYSPTSPLGKINKSAPMGVIDNPLNPLSVAIGAEATFVARSIDVNIKHLGEVLKRAAEHKGTAFVEIYQNCNIFNDGAFDYATDKVSKFDTTVELEHGKPLIFGKNKNKGIRLNGTEPEVVELGKGISEDDLLFHDEKAPEPTLAYLLSRMRHPEFPEPIGVFRAVDHPKYDVELNKQVETAREKKGPGDLDALFNSGETWTVG, from the coding sequence ATGGCCAACGACATTGCTCCTGCTTTGACTTCTGCTGATTTTGCCAGCGACCAAGACGTTCGCTGGTGCCCTGGCTGCGGCGATTACTCGATTCTCGCCCAGATGAAAAAAGTGATGCCTCAGTTGGGCATCCCGCGCGAAAAAATCGTGTTCATCTCCGGCATCGGTTGCTCGAGCCGGTTCCCGTACTACATGAACACCTATGGAATGCACAGCATTCACGGCCGTGCGCCAGCCATCGCCACGGGCCTCAAGTGCGTGCGCCCCGATTTGCAAGTCTGGGTTGTTACCGGCGACGGTGACGGCCTGTCGATCGGCGGCAATCACTTCCTGCACCTGATGCGCCGCAATGTGGATCTCAAGATTCTGCTGTTCAACAACCGGATCTACGGTTTGACCAAGGGGCAGTACTCGCCCACCTCACCACTTGGCAAAATCAACAAAAGCGCGCCGATGGGCGTCATCGATAACCCGCTCAATCCGCTGTCGGTGGCGATTGGTGCTGAGGCGACCTTCGTCGCCCGTTCGATCGATGTGAACATCAAGCACCTGGGCGAAGTTCTCAAGCGGGCTGCCGAGCACAAGGGAACTGCCTTCGTCGAAATCTATCAGAACTGCAACATCTTCAACGATGGTGCCTTCGATTACGCGACGGACAAGGTTTCGAAGTTCGATACCACCGTCGAACTGGAGCATGGCAAGCCGCTGATTTTCGGCAAGAACAAGAATAAGGGCATCCGCCTGAACGGTACCGAGCCAGAAGTGGTTGAACTTGGCAAGGGAATCAGCGAAGATGACTTGCTGTTCCACGACGAGAAGGCCCCCGAGCCGACCCTCGCTTATCTGCTCAGCCGCATGCGGCACCCAGAATTCCCCGAGCCGATTGGCGTGTTCCGCGCGGTGGACCATCCCAAGTACGATGTTGAATTGAACAAGCAGGTCGAGACGGCCCGCGAGAAGAAGGGTCCTGGCGACCTGGACGCTCTGTTCAACAGCGGCGAAACTTGGACCGTCGGCTAA
- a CDS encoding CBS domain-containing protein: protein MDFQLHLETDTVEQASPSPAVCAAPEESIRNVLRLLREAQTGAAMVCRDEKLLGLCTERDLVRYLASEGNLGASVSTIMVRDPVALQPQDSLATAITLMAGRGFRQLPVVDAAGRILGVLNATGILHYLVQHFPKVVYTLPPAPHHKTSEREGA, encoded by the coding sequence GTGGATTTTCAACTCCATCTTGAGACCGATACGGTCGAGCAAGCCTCGCCTTCGCCGGCAGTATGTGCTGCGCCGGAAGAAAGCATTCGCAACGTCCTTCGCCTGCTGCGTGAGGCCCAAACCGGGGCCGCGATGGTTTGCCGGGACGAAAAGTTGCTGGGCCTCTGCACCGAACGCGACTTGGTTCGTTACTTGGCGTCGGAAGGTAACTTAGGTGCCAGCGTCAGTACGATCATGGTACGCGACCCAGTGGCCTTGCAGCCACAGGATTCGCTAGCGACAGCAATCACTTTGATGGCAGGCCGCGGTTTTCGCCAATTGCCAGTCGTGGATGCGGCAGGCCGCATTTTGGGCGTCCTCAACGCAACGGGGATTCTGCACTATCTGGTGCAGCACTTCCCCAAGGTGGTTTATACGCTCCCACCCGCACCACACCACAAGACGTCGGAGCGGGAAGGGGCTTAA